One Micromonospora sp. WMMD812 genomic window carries:
- a CDS encoding sugar ABC transporter permease produces the protein MALTETVAAPERAATPPEPTAARRKRRTGGAGYWLYLLPGAVLFLLVIGAPLVGTVYFSLTKWSGIGDPTFVGLDNYRNLLQDEVFWTSFRNTLAMIVAMVVVPTLVGLVLAAVLFDVIGRRFRPRTAAALRAAFYLPQVLPVVVAGIVWGWILRPDGAFNSLLDAIGLGALRHDWLGDPDTALPSVMAVMIWVQIGYPVVVFMAALQRVDPELYEAAEVDGANWFHRFRAITLAQIRPETFVVALTCTIAALKVFGPVFALTRGGPENATNVPSYFAYYTFFKKLQVGYGSAISTVLTLIIVLVAVAFIWVQYRSERQDRGN, from the coding sequence ATGGCACTCACCGAGACCGTGGCCGCCCCGGAACGGGCCGCCACGCCACCCGAGCCCACGGCCGCCCGCCGCAAGCGGCGCACCGGCGGCGCCGGATACTGGCTCTACCTGCTGCCCGGCGCGGTGCTCTTCCTCCTCGTCATCGGCGCGCCGCTGGTCGGCACCGTCTACTTCTCGCTGACCAAGTGGTCCGGCATCGGCGACCCGACGTTCGTCGGCCTGGACAACTACCGCAACCTCCTGCAGGACGAGGTGTTCTGGACCTCGTTCCGCAACACCCTCGCGATGATCGTCGCGATGGTGGTGGTGCCGACCCTGGTCGGGCTGGTGCTCGCCGCCGTGCTCTTCGACGTCATCGGGCGCCGGTTCCGGCCGCGGACCGCCGCCGCGCTGCGCGCCGCCTTCTACCTGCCGCAGGTGCTGCCGGTCGTGGTGGCGGGCATCGTCTGGGGCTGGATCCTGCGCCCCGACGGCGCGTTCAACAGCCTGCTCGACGCGATCGGTCTCGGCGCGCTGCGCCACGACTGGCTCGGCGACCCGGACACCGCCCTGCCCAGCGTGATGGCGGTGATGATCTGGGTGCAGATCGGCTACCCGGTGGTCGTCTTCATGGCGGCGCTGCAACGCGTCGACCCCGAGTTGTACGAGGCCGCCGAGGTCGACGGCGCCAACTGGTTCCACCGGTTCCGGGCCATCACCCTGGCGCAGATCCGGCCGGAGACCTTCGTGGTCGCCCTGACCTGCACCATCGCCGCATTGAAGGTGTTCGGCCCGGTGTTCGCGCTGACCCGCGGCGGGCCGGAGAACGCCACCAACGTGCCGTCGTACTTCGCCTACTACACGTTCTTCAAGAAGCTGCAGGTCGGCTACGGCTCCGCGATCTCCACCGTACTCACCCTGATCATCGTCCTGGTGGCCGTGGCGTTCATCTGGGTGCAGTACCGCAGCGAGCGCCAGGACCGGGGGAACTGA
- a CDS encoding carbohydrate ABC transporter permease produces the protein MAVTLTPVEGAVTPRRPRPVRDRHHRGVSRWVVLTLVTLGALVMLVPFAFMLLNAFKSPGDYSSGGPLSWPSEFYTKGLRTYWTEVDFPLKLWNSALIAGSVAVLGVVVSLLNAYALGIGRVRGRLWIVGLFLLANMLPQESLIYPLYYMAKQIGLYNTRLSVIIIFTVIQSAFGTYLLASVLSTFPRSLLEAAALDGAGRWTILWRVVFPNLRPTLAVLLIFFFIWTWNEFLIPLVMLIDNSTQTIPVALASLQGDRLMDAPTTNAGALISLVPAILFFLIFQRTLARGITAGAEK, from the coding sequence ATGGCCGTCACGCTCACGCCGGTGGAGGGCGCGGTGACTCCGCGCCGACCGCGGCCCGTCCGCGACCGGCACCACCGGGGCGTCAGCCGCTGGGTCGTCCTCACCCTGGTCACCCTCGGCGCGCTGGTCATGCTCGTGCCGTTCGCGTTCATGCTGCTCAACGCGTTCAAGTCGCCCGGCGACTACTCGTCCGGCGGCCCGCTGAGCTGGCCGTCCGAGTTCTACACCAAGGGCCTGCGGACGTACTGGACTGAGGTCGACTTCCCGCTGAAGCTCTGGAACTCGGCGCTCATCGCCGGCTCGGTCGCGGTGCTCGGCGTCGTCGTGTCGCTGCTCAACGCGTACGCCCTGGGCATCGGGCGGGTCCGCGGCCGGCTCTGGATCGTCGGGCTGTTCCTGCTGGCCAACATGCTGCCGCAGGAGTCGCTGATCTACCCGCTCTACTACATGGCGAAGCAGATCGGCCTCTACAACACCCGCCTCTCGGTGATCATCATCTTCACCGTCATCCAGAGCGCGTTCGGCACCTACCTGCTCGCCTCGGTGCTCAGCACCTTCCCCCGCTCGCTGCTGGAGGCGGCGGCGCTGGACGGCGCCGGCAGGTGGACGATCCTCTGGCGGGTGGTCTTCCCCAACCTGCGGCCGACCCTCGCGGTGCTGCTCATCTTCTTCTTCATCTGGACCTGGAACGAGTTCCTCATCCCGCTGGTCATGCTGATCGACAACTCCACGCAGACCATCCCGGTCGCGCTCGCGTCGCTGCAGGGCGACCGGCTGATGGACGCGCCGACGACCAACGCGGGCGCGCTGATCAGCCTGGTCCCGGCCATCCTCTTCTTCCTCATCTTTCAGCGCACCCTGGCGCGCGGCATCACGGCAGGAGCCGAGAAGTGA
- a CDS encoding LacI family DNA-binding transcriptional regulator: MATMHDVARLARVSVSTVSYVLTGTRPISQATRDKVLAAMSELDYQPNAMARGLASRRSRIVGLVMPMDERGLGATETAFVTGAAAAAGAAGYHLVLSPVGVGDLDDLRRLASQRMLDGAVLMEVQVEDGRVAALQEAGVPLVLIGRTGDTTGLSYVDIDFEQTVREAVDHLVGLGHRRIVYVNHSAATIAAGYGPAVRTRDAFVAAMSGHSLAPLMIPAEDSAAGGRAALTTALGQAPDLTAVLAMNENAIFGILGELATRGLRVPDDVSVVSMVTSPQVAELATPALTAMTSPGSALGRMAVEALLRHLEGVGGDNDHQQLLPCALEIRGSTGPASRPTTRTATAARGGDDTAAVTGGDHDDPTGSGPPGR; encoded by the coding sequence ATGGCCACGATGCATGACGTCGCCCGCCTCGCCCGGGTCTCGGTCAGCACCGTGTCGTACGTGCTCACCGGCACCCGGCCCATCTCGCAGGCGACCCGGGACAAGGTGCTCGCCGCGATGTCCGAGCTCGACTACCAGCCGAACGCGATGGCCCGCGGGCTGGCCAGCCGGCGCAGCCGGATCGTCGGCCTGGTCATGCCGATGGACGAGCGCGGCCTGGGCGCCACCGAGACCGCGTTCGTCACCGGGGCGGCCGCCGCGGCCGGCGCCGCCGGCTACCACCTGGTGCTCTCCCCCGTCGGCGTCGGCGACCTCGACGACCTCCGCCGGCTGGCGAGCCAGCGGATGCTCGACGGGGCCGTGCTGATGGAAGTGCAGGTGGAGGACGGCCGGGTGGCCGCCCTCCAGGAGGCCGGCGTACCCCTCGTGCTGATCGGCCGCACCGGCGACACCACCGGCCTCTCGTACGTGGACATCGACTTCGAACAGACCGTCCGGGAGGCCGTCGACCACCTCGTCGGCCTCGGCCACCGCCGGATCGTGTACGTGAACCACTCGGCCGCCACCATCGCGGCCGGCTACGGCCCGGCCGTGCGGACCCGCGACGCCTTCGTCGCGGCGATGTCCGGCCACAGCCTGGCCCCCCTGATGATCCCCGCCGAGGACAGCGCGGCCGGTGGGCGGGCCGCCCTGACCACCGCCCTCGGCCAGGCGCCGGACCTGACCGCCGTGCTGGCGATGAACGAGAACGCGATCTTCGGGATCCTCGGCGAACTCGCGACCCGGGGTCTGCGGGTGCCCGACGACGTCTCGGTGGTCTCGATGGTCACCTCGCCGCAGGTGGCCGAGCTGGCCACCCCCGCCCTGACCGCGATGACCTCGCCCGGCTCGGCGCTGGGCCGGATGGCGGTCGAGGCGCTGCTGCGCCACCTGGAGGGGGTCGGCGGCGACAACGACCACCAGCAACTGCTGCCGTGCGCGCTGGAGATCCGGGGCTCGACCGGCCCGGCCAGTCGCCCGACCACCCGGACCGCCACCGCTGCGCGCGGCGGCGACGACACCGCCGCCGTTACCGGCGGCGACCACGACGACCCGACCGGCTCCGGCCCGCCGGGCAGATGA
- a CDS encoding GH1 family beta-glucosidase, with translation MTGHVFPEGFVWGSATAAYQIEGAATEGGRGPSIWDTYSHTPGRTLNGDTGDVAADHYHRWTEDLGHIADLGLGAYRFSISWPRVQPGGSGAFNQAGLDFYSRLVDGLLERGVRPVATMYHWDLPQELEDAGGWPARDTALRFQEYAAGIVEALGDRVHTWTTLNEPWCSAYLGYASGVHAPGRTEPAAALAAVHHLNLAHGLAGRVVRELAPAAELSVTLNLHVIRAASDSAADRDAVRRIDALANRAFLGPMLDGAYPADLLADTATVTDWSFVHDGDEKQIAVPLDVLGVNYYSSTLVRAWDGVSARSNADGHGKSTASPWVAADTVDFLPQPGPYTAMGWNIDPGAFTELLLRLREEYPGQPLMITENGAAFDDVVSPDGTIQDDRRIDYLHRHLAAVAEARAQGADVRGYFVWSLLDNFEWGYGYDRRFGIIRVDYDTQVRTWKQSAHWYRRLAATGRLEQPED, from the coding sequence ATGACGGGACACGTCTTTCCGGAGGGCTTCGTCTGGGGCTCGGCCACGGCCGCGTACCAGATCGAGGGCGCGGCCACCGAGGGCGGCCGGGGACCGTCCATCTGGGACACCTACAGCCACACCCCGGGGCGGACGCTGAACGGCGACACCGGTGACGTGGCCGCCGACCACTACCACCGCTGGACCGAGGACCTCGGGCACATCGCCGACCTCGGCCTCGGCGCGTACCGGTTCTCGATCTCCTGGCCCCGGGTGCAGCCGGGCGGCTCCGGCGCCTTCAACCAGGCCGGGCTCGACTTCTACTCCCGGCTCGTGGACGGGCTGCTGGAGCGCGGCGTACGCCCGGTGGCCACCATGTACCACTGGGACCTTCCCCAGGAGCTGGAGGACGCCGGCGGTTGGCCGGCCCGGGACACCGCGCTGCGGTTCCAGGAGTACGCGGCCGGCATCGTCGAGGCGCTGGGCGACCGGGTGCACACCTGGACCACGCTCAACGAGCCGTGGTGCTCGGCGTACCTGGGATACGCCTCCGGGGTGCACGCCCCGGGCCGTACCGAACCGGCGGCGGCGCTGGCCGCCGTGCACCACCTCAACCTCGCCCACGGCCTGGCCGGGCGCGTGGTGCGGGAGCTGGCGCCGGCGGCCGAGTTGTCGGTGACGCTGAACCTGCACGTCATCCGGGCCGCGTCCGACTCGGCGGCGGACCGGGACGCGGTCCGGCGCATCGACGCGCTCGCCAACCGGGCGTTCCTCGGCCCGATGCTGGACGGGGCGTACCCGGCCGACCTGCTGGCCGACACCGCCACCGTCACCGACTGGTCGTTCGTGCACGACGGCGACGAGAAGCAGATCGCGGTGCCGCTGGACGTGCTCGGGGTCAACTACTACTCCAGCACCCTCGTCCGGGCCTGGGACGGGGTGTCCGCCCGGTCGAACGCGGACGGGCACGGCAAGTCCACCGCCTCGCCCTGGGTGGCCGCCGACACCGTCGACTTCCTGCCGCAGCCCGGCCCGTACACCGCGATGGGTTGGAACATCGACCCGGGGGCGTTCACCGAACTGCTGCTGCGGCTGCGCGAGGAGTACCCTGGCCAGCCGCTGATGATCACCGAGAACGGCGCCGCCTTCGACGACGTCGTGTCGCCCGACGGCACGATCCAGGACGACCGGCGCATCGACTACCTGCACCGGCACCTCGCCGCGGTGGCCGAGGCGCGGGCGCAGGGCGCGGACGTCCGCGGCTACTTCGTCTGGTCGCTGCTGGACAACTTCGAGTGGGGCTACGGCTACGACCGCCGCTTCGGGATCATCCGCGTCGACTACGACACCCAGGTCCGCACCTGGAAGCAGAGCGCGCACTGGTACCGGCGGCTCGCTGCCACCGGCCGCCTGGAGCAGCCGGAGGACTGA
- a CDS encoding amidohydrolase family protein, translating into MTAGAAFPGPDRLTDGDAGVRAFWRGLGLPGLADVHVHFLPPRLLRRVWAYFDAAGPLVGTEWPIRYRWGDAERVAYLGRLGVRAFSALAYPHRPGMAAALNRWTLDLAHRTPGCLPSATFFPEPEAAGYVAEALAAGARVFKVHVQVGGFPPTDPTLDAVWGLLADAGVPAVVHAGHAPVGTAHTGPEPFAALLARHPALRAVVAHLGAPDYRAFLDLAEAYDGVRLDTTMAFTPFFDRFVPFPADQRPRLRDLGLAGKVLLGSDFPNIPYPYADQLTGLARLDLGDDWLRAVCWHNAAGLFNLG; encoded by the coding sequence GTGACCGCCGGGGCGGCCTTCCCCGGCCCGGACAGGCTCACCGACGGCGACGCCGGTGTTCGCGCCTTCTGGCGCGGGTTGGGGTTGCCCGGCCTGGCCGACGTCCACGTGCACTTCCTGCCCCCGCGGCTGCTGCGCCGGGTCTGGGCGTACTTCGACGCGGCCGGGCCGCTGGTCGGCACCGAGTGGCCGATCCGGTACCGGTGGGGCGACGCCGAGCGGGTCGCGTACCTGGGGCGGCTCGGGGTGCGGGCGTTCAGTGCGCTGGCGTATCCGCACCGGCCGGGGATGGCCGCCGCACTGAACCGGTGGACGCTCGACCTCGCTCACCGCACGCCGGGCTGCCTGCCCTCGGCCACGTTCTTTCCCGAGCCGGAGGCCGCCGGGTACGTCGCCGAGGCGCTGGCGGCCGGCGCACGGGTGTTCAAGGTCCACGTCCAGGTCGGCGGGTTCCCGCCCACGGATCCGACCCTGGACGCCGTCTGGGGGCTGCTCGCCGACGCCGGGGTGCCGGCGGTGGTGCACGCCGGGCACGCGCCGGTGGGCACCGCGCACACCGGGCCGGAGCCGTTCGCCGCCCTGCTCGCCCGGCATCCGGCGCTGCGTGCGGTGGTGGCCCACCTCGGCGCTCCGGACTACCGGGCGTTCCTCGACCTCGCCGAGGCGTACGACGGGGTGCGGCTGGACACCACGATGGCGTTCACTCCATTCTTCGACCGGTTCGTCCCGTTTCCGGCCGACCAGCGGCCCCGACTGCGGGATCTCGGGCTGGCCGGCAAGGTGCTGCTCGGCAGCGACTTCCCGAACATCCCCTACCCGTACGCGGACCAGCTGACCGGGCTGGCGCGGCTCGACCTGGGCGACGACTGGCTGCGCGCGGTCTGCTGGCACAACGCCGCCGGCCTGTTCAACCTGGGCTGA
- the yicI gene encoding alpha-xylosidase has protein sequence MKFTDGYWQLRPGVSVLRPGVVESVEPDERGFTVFAPTGRITGRGDTLNRPVVTARFFSPADGVIGVTIAHHLGGTPKQPAFALAAGDDHPVDVDLTGLSATLTSGELTARVALVDGWRVDFRHGDRLLTSSTERSVGVVTDAEGRQHVHERLGLDVGETVYGLGERFGAYVKNGQTVDIWNADGGTASEQAYKNVPFYLSSAGYGVFVDHPEHVSFEVGSEVVSQTQFSVEGQTLTYYVIDGPTPKDVLRRYTALTGRPARVPAWSYGLWLSTSFTTSYDEKTVTEFIDGMAERDLPLSVFHFDCFWMRQFHWVDFVWDPATFPDPEGMLRRLHERGLKVCVWINPYIAQRSQLFEEGRRAGYLVRRADGSVWQWDKWQAGMALVDFTNPDAVAWFTGKLKALLDTGVDCFKTDFGERIPTDVVWHDGSDPQRMHNYYTHLYNQAVFELLEAERGEGEAVLFARSATAGGQQFPVHWGGDCESTFVAMAESLRGGLSLAASGFGYWSHDIGGFEGTPDPAVFKRWIAFGLLSSHSRLHGSGSYRVPWAFDDEAVDVLRHFTRLKMSLMPYLATVAEEAHRDGVPVMRPMLLEFPDDPAAAYLDRQYMLGPDVLVAPVMSADGQVTFYVPAGTWTHLVTGAQLNGPAWVTEKHEFDSLPVLARPGAVIPFGARTDRPDYEWADGVTLRLFAPAEGQRTRVRVPSPGDGSGAEFEVRYRGGTAGVELVGGASTGYDCEVQGVRR, from the coding sequence GTGAAGTTCACCGACGGGTACTGGCAACTGCGACCCGGGGTCAGCGTGCTGCGCCCCGGCGTGGTCGAGTCGGTGGAGCCGGACGAGCGCGGATTCACCGTCTTCGCCCCCACCGGCCGGATCACCGGCCGCGGAGACACCCTCAACCGGCCGGTCGTCACCGCCCGGTTCTTCTCCCCCGCCGACGGCGTCATCGGCGTCACCATCGCCCACCACCTCGGCGGGACGCCGAAGCAGCCCGCGTTCGCGCTGGCCGCCGGCGACGACCACCCGGTCGACGTCGACCTCACCGGGCTCAGCGCGACGCTGACCAGCGGCGAGCTGACCGCCCGGGTGGCGCTGGTCGACGGCTGGCGGGTCGACTTCCGGCACGGGGACCGGCTGCTCACCTCGTCCACCGAGCGCAGCGTCGGCGTCGTCACCGACGCCGAGGGCCGCCAGCACGTGCACGAGCGGCTGGGCCTCGACGTCGGCGAGACGGTCTACGGGCTGGGTGAGCGGTTCGGCGCGTACGTCAAGAACGGCCAGACCGTCGACATCTGGAACGCCGACGGCGGCACCGCCAGCGAGCAGGCGTACAAGAACGTGCCGTTCTACCTCAGCAGCGCCGGCTACGGCGTCTTCGTCGACCATCCCGAACACGTGTCGTTCGAGGTCGGCTCCGAGGTGGTGTCGCAGACCCAGTTCAGCGTCGAGGGGCAGACCCTCACCTACTACGTCATCGACGGGCCCACCCCCAAGGACGTGCTGCGCCGCTACACCGCGCTGACCGGCCGGCCGGCCCGCGTGCCGGCCTGGTCGTACGGGCTGTGGCTGTCGACGTCGTTCACCACCTCGTACGACGAGAAGACCGTCACCGAGTTCATCGACGGGATGGCCGAGCGTGACCTGCCGCTGTCGGTGTTCCACTTCGACTGCTTCTGGATGCGGCAGTTCCACTGGGTCGACTTCGTCTGGGACCCGGCGACCTTCCCCGACCCGGAGGGCATGCTGCGCCGGCTGCACGAACGCGGCCTGAAGGTGTGCGTCTGGATCAACCCGTACATCGCCCAGCGCTCGCAGCTGTTCGAGGAGGGGCGTCGCGCCGGCTACCTGGTCCGCCGCGCGGACGGATCGGTCTGGCAGTGGGACAAGTGGCAGGCCGGCATGGCGCTGGTCGACTTCACCAACCCGGACGCGGTCGCCTGGTTCACCGGGAAGCTCAAGGCGCTGCTGGACACGGGCGTGGACTGCTTCAAGACCGACTTCGGCGAGCGCATCCCGACCGACGTGGTCTGGCACGACGGCTCGGACCCGCAGCGGATGCACAACTACTACACCCACCTCTACAACCAGGCGGTCTTCGAGCTGCTGGAGGCCGAGCGCGGAGAGGGCGAGGCCGTCCTGTTCGCCCGCTCGGCCACCGCCGGCGGCCAGCAGTTCCCGGTGCACTGGGGCGGCGACTGCGAGTCGACCTTCGTGGCGATGGCCGAGTCGCTGCGCGGCGGGTTGTCGCTGGCCGCGTCCGGCTTCGGCTACTGGAGCCACGACATCGGCGGCTTCGAGGGCACCCCGGACCCGGCGGTGTTCAAGCGGTGGATCGCGTTCGGTCTGCTCTCGTCGCACTCCCGGCTGCACGGCTCCGGCTCCTACCGGGTGCCGTGGGCGTTCGACGACGAGGCGGTCGACGTCCTGCGGCACTTCACCCGGCTCAAGATGAGCCTCATGCCGTATCTGGCGACGGTCGCCGAGGAGGCGCACCGCGACGGCGTGCCGGTGATGCGCCCGATGCTGCTGGAGTTCCCGGACGACCCGGCGGCGGCGTACCTGGACCGGCAGTACATGCTCGGCCCCGACGTGCTGGTGGCCCCGGTGATGAGCGCCGACGGCCAGGTCACCTTCTACGTGCCGGCGGGCACCTGGACGCACCTGGTGACCGGCGCGCAGCTCAACGGGCCCGCGTGGGTCACCGAGAAGCACGAGTTCGACAGCCTGCCGGTACTGGCCCGTCCCGGCGCGGTGATACCGTTCGGCGCCCGCACCGACCGGCCCGACTACGAGTGGGCCGACGGTGTGACGCTGCGGCTCTTCGCTCCGGCGGAGGGGCAGCGGACCCGGGTGCGGGTGCCGTCGCCCGGTGACGGGTCCGGCGCCGAGTTCGAGGTGCGGTACCGCGGGGGCACGGCCGGCGTCGAGCTGGTCGGCGGCGCCTCGACGGGCTACGACTGTGAGGTACAGGGGGTGCGACGATGA
- a CDS encoding metal-dependent hydrolase — protein sequence MMGPSHALSGAAVWLAGSWALDQFADYHQSPLALAVGTAVCAGGALFPDLDLSGKVTRNQGGATVARTFGVFSLFIAEVMEKISLGVYYTTKLSKDPRRNNGHRTLTHTIPFTVLVGWGTTALCTAYGKWAVIGILFFMIGLALRGLFDEWAERAGWVVVTLLSAGAAWFTFANLPGGRGYPMIGLAVGVGCFVHILGDMITRAGVPILWPIPIKRRMWLMIGLPNSIALRTGSKTEVVVLRAALTIVALLAAAGLVARPVLQKFDIEI from the coding sequence ATGATGGGACCCTCGCACGCGCTGTCCGGCGCGGCGGTGTGGTTGGCCGGATCCTGGGCGCTGGACCAGTTCGCGGACTACCACCAGTCACCGCTCGCGCTCGCGGTCGGCACCGCCGTCTGCGCGGGCGGCGCGCTCTTTCCGGACCTCGACCTCTCCGGCAAGGTGACCCGCAACCAGGGTGGCGCCACGGTCGCCCGCACGTTCGGCGTGTTCAGCCTGTTCATCGCCGAGGTGATGGAGAAGATCTCGCTCGGCGTCTACTACACCACCAAGCTCAGCAAGGATCCGCGTCGCAACAACGGCCACCGGACGCTGACCCACACCATCCCCTTCACCGTGCTCGTCGGCTGGGGCACGACCGCACTGTGCACGGCGTACGGCAAGTGGGCCGTCATCGGCATCCTGTTCTTCATGATCGGTCTGGCCCTGCGCGGCCTCTTCGACGAGTGGGCCGAGCGGGCCGGCTGGGTGGTCGTCACGCTGCTCTCGGCCGGGGCCGCCTGGTTCACGTTCGCGAATCTCCCTGGCGGCCGGGGCTATCCGATGATCGGGCTCGCCGTGGGCGTGGGCTGCTTCGTGCACATCCTCGGCGACATGATCACCCGAGCCGGGGTGCCGATCCTCTGGCCGATCCCGATCAAGCGCCGCATGTGGTTGATGATCGGGTTGCCGAACAGCATCGCGCTGCGCACCGGCAGCAAGACCGAGGTGGTCGTGCTGCGGGCCGCGCTGACGATCGTAGCGCTGCTCGCCGCGGCCGGCCTGGTGGCCCGCCCGGTGCTGCAGAAGTTCGACATCGAGATTTGA
- a CDS encoding extracellular solute-binding protein, whose product MRRFRKLVAAVALAVTATATVAACGGDEGGDGSDAKTLKLWHYESANSAMGVAWDRAIQIFKDEHPGVEVQFERKAFEQIQQNAGMIINSSEGPDVMEYNKGNATAGLLSSQGLLTDLSDEAGKRGWDKALSPSLQTTARYSDKGVMGSGNWYGVPNYGEYVMVYFNKDLFDKYGVTVPTTLAEMTTAMDTFVSKGVTPLAEAGAEYPAGQLYYQLALAKADRKFVDDYQLYKNPVDFTADPLKYGAETFADWVRKGYVAKDSASLKAEDMGTAFISGKAPMIVSGSWWYGRFKSEIKFNWDTFLFPGNKLQAGSSGNLWVVPATSKAKGLAYDFIDITLRPEIQALIGNNGGVPVAADPSKISDPKDRKLIENFNTISQQDGLAFYPDWPVPGYYDVLVSGFQGLINGSKSPDQVLDAIAKPYADGVKEITGK is encoded by the coding sequence ATGAGGCGATTCCGCAAGCTGGTAGCCGCGGTCGCGCTCGCCGTGACCGCGACCGCGACGGTCGCCGCGTGCGGCGGCGACGAAGGCGGCGACGGCAGCGACGCCAAGACCCTCAAACTCTGGCACTACGAGAGCGCGAACAGCGCGATGGGCGTCGCCTGGGACCGGGCGATCCAGATCTTCAAGGACGAGCACCCGGGCGTCGAGGTGCAGTTCGAGCGCAAGGCGTTCGAGCAGATCCAGCAGAACGCCGGCATGATCATCAACTCGTCCGAGGGCCCGGACGTGATGGAGTACAACAAGGGCAACGCGACCGCCGGCCTGCTCTCCTCCCAGGGGCTGCTGACCGACCTGAGCGACGAGGCCGGCAAGCGCGGCTGGGACAAGGCGCTCAGCCCCAGCCTCCAGACCACCGCCCGCTACAGCGACAAGGGCGTGATGGGCTCGGGCAACTGGTACGGGGTGCCGAACTACGGCGAATACGTGATGGTCTACTTCAACAAGGACCTCTTCGACAAGTACGGCGTGACCGTGCCGACGACGCTGGCCGAGATGACCACCGCGATGGACACCTTCGTCAGCAAGGGCGTCACCCCGCTGGCGGAGGCGGGCGCCGAGTACCCGGCCGGCCAGCTCTACTACCAGCTCGCGCTGGCCAAGGCCGACCGGAAGTTCGTCGACGACTACCAGCTCTACAAGAACCCGGTCGACTTCACGGCCGACCCGCTGAAGTACGGCGCGGAGACCTTCGCCGACTGGGTGCGCAAGGGTTACGTCGCCAAGGACTCGGCGAGCCTGAAGGCCGAGGACATGGGCACCGCCTTCATCTCGGGCAAGGCGCCGATGATCGTCTCCGGCAGCTGGTGGTACGGCCGGTTCAAGAGCGAGATCAAGTTCAACTGGGACACCTTCCTGTTCCCCGGAAACAAGCTCCAGGCCGGCTCCTCGGGCAACCTCTGGGTCGTCCCCGCCACCAGCAAGGCCAAGGGCCTCGCGTACGACTTCATCGACATCACGCTGCGCCCGGAGATCCAGGCGCTGATCGGCAACAACGGCGGCGTGCCCGTCGCGGCCGACCCGTCGAAGATCAGCGACCCGAAGGACCGGAAGCTGATCGAGAACTTCAACACCATCAGCCAGCAGGACGGCCTGGCCTTCTACCCGGACTGGCCGGTGCCCGGCTACTACGACGTGCTGGTCTCCGGGTTCCAGGGGCTGATCAACGGGTCCAAGTCGCCCGACCAGGTGCTCGACGCGATCGCCAAGCCGTACGCGGACGGCGTCAAGGAGATCACCGGCAAGTGA